The Kineothrix sp. MB12-C1 genome includes a window with the following:
- a CDS encoding acetate/propionate family kinase — protein sequence MNILVINCGSSSLKYQLINSKSEEVLAKGLCERIGINGGAIIHQPADGEKIRWEKDMPDHTAAVKLMIESLMDEQTGVIHSLEEIDAVGHRIVHGGEKFSSSVLITDEVQREVEECCDLAPLHNPANLIGIRSCKEVMPNVPMVGVFDTAFHQTMPKKAYMYGLPYEYYEKHKVRRYGFHGTSHDFVSARAAQILGKDRKDLKIIVCHLGNGASVSAVKNGESVDTSMGLTPLEGLIMGTRSGDMDPAIISFISKKEQISAEEVIDICNKKSGVLGLSGGLSSDFRDLAESAEAGNESAKIALDTYAYRVGKYIGAYAAAMNGVDAIVFTAGAGENNSQVRQLIGQYIGFLGTNIDEEKNKLRGQEVILSNEGSKVVTMIVPTDEEMAIARETERLV from the coding sequence ATGAATATACTAGTTATTAATTGTGGAAGTTCATCTTTAAAATATCAATTGATTAATAGTAAAAGTGAAGAAGTATTGGCGAAAGGCCTTTGTGAGAGAATTGGAATAAATGGTGGGGCTATTATCCATCAGCCGGCAGATGGCGAGAAGATTCGCTGGGAAAAGGACATGCCGGATCATACAGCAGCAGTGAAGTTAATGATCGAGAGCCTAATGGACGAGCAGACAGGGGTGATTCACTCTCTTGAGGAAATCGATGCAGTAGGGCACCGTATCGTTCATGGTGGAGAGAAGTTCTCCTCTTCCGTTCTTATTACAGATGAGGTGCAGCGGGAAGTGGAGGAATGTTGTGACCTTGCGCCTTTGCATAATCCGGCTAACCTGATCGGTATCCGCTCTTGTAAGGAAGTAATGCCGAATGTACCTATGGTGGGTGTGTTCGATACTGCTTTTCATCAGACGATGCCGAAAAAGGCGTATATGTATGGTCTTCCCTACGAATATTACGAAAAACATAAGGTGCGCCGCTATGGTTTCCATGGAACGAGCCATGACTTTGTATCCGCAAGGGCAGCTCAGATTCTCGGTAAAGATAGGAAGGATCTAAAGATTATTGTCTGTCACTTGGGCAATGGAGCGAGCGTATCGGCTGTGAAAAATGGAGAATCGGTGGATACTTCTATGGGCTTGACCCCATTGGAAGGACTGATTATGGGAACGAGAAGCGGGGATATGGACCCAGCCATTATCTCATTCATTAGTAAGAAGGAACAGATATCTGCAGAAGAAGTAATCGATATCTGCAATAAGAAATCGGGTGTGCTTGGGCTGTCCGGAGGATTGTCCAGTGATTTTAGGGATCTGGCAGAGTCAGCAGAGGCCGGAAATGAAAGTGCGAAGATCGCTCTGGACACCTATGCTTATCGGGTGGGAAAATATATTGGAGCTTATGCAGCAGCCATGAATGGTGTGGATGCCATCGTTTTTACTGCAGGTGCAGGAGAAAATAACTCCCAAGTGCGTCAGCTTATCGGACAGTATATTGGTTTTCTCGGAACTAATATCGATGAAGAGAAGAATAAACTGCGCGGTCAAGAAGTCATTCTCTCCAACGAGGGTTCTAAAGTAGTAACTATGATAGTGCCTACCGATGAGGAGATGGCCATCGCCAGGGAGACGGAGCGGTTAGTGTAA
- a CDS encoding CCA tRNA nucleotidyltransferase, with amino-acid sequence MIIELPEKVKEIITVIENAGYEAYAVGGCVRDSLLRRLPDDWDITTSAKPEKIKELFRRTVDTGLQHGTITVLMDKESFEVTTYRIDGEYEDSRHPKEVTFTSDIEEDLRRRDFTINAMAYNDRYGLVDVFSGMEDIERGLIRCVGDPRERFTEDALRMMRAVRFSAQLGYAIDDDTKKAIEEMAENLIHISAERIRTELIKLLVSEHPDDLRTCYETGITKIVLPEFDRCMETEQNNPHHSYSVGEHTLYSMKMVEADKVLRLAMLFHDMGKPETRTTDSDGIDHFYRHVPASERITKEVLHRLKFDNDTMDKVVKLVRYHDYDIPVSPREVRRAINKMGEDIFPGYIAVKRADILAQSSYKRDEKLNHLTLLEGIYTDVRMAGECVCLKTLAVTGRDLIEAGMKPGKELGEVLNQLLEAVLEEPELNTKEKLLEYAVTMRLIG; translated from the coding sequence ATGATAATTGAACTGCCGGAAAAGGTGAAAGAGATAATAACGGTCATAGAGAATGCGGGATATGAGGCATATGCGGTGGGCGGCTGTGTGAGGGATTCCCTCCTGAGACGCCTGCCGGATGATTGGGATATTACGACTTCGGCTAAGCCGGAAAAGATAAAAGAACTATTCAGGAGAACTGTGGATACCGGACTGCAGCATGGAACGATAACTGTTCTTATGGATAAAGAAAGCTTCGAGGTGACCACCTACCGGATTGATGGAGAGTATGAGGACAGCAGGCATCCGAAGGAGGTCACTTTTACCTCTGATATCGAAGAGGACCTGCGAAGAAGAGACTTTACCATTAATGCTATGGCATATAATGATAGATATGGGCTGGTCGATGTATTTAGTGGCATGGAAGATATAGAAAGAGGGCTGATTCGCTGTGTGGGCGACCCGAGGGAGCGTTTTACTGAGGATGCGCTTCGTATGATGAGGGCAGTGCGATTCTCAGCCCAGCTTGGCTATGCCATCGATGATGATACGAAGAAAGCGATAGAAGAGATGGCGGAGAATCTAATCCATATCAGTGCGGAACGAATCCGGACAGAATTGATAAAGCTGTTGGTTTCTGAGCATCCGGATGACCTTCGGACATGCTATGAAACAGGGATTACGAAGATTGTCCTGCCCGAATTCGATCGCTGTATGGAGACGGAACAGAATAACCCTCATCATAGCTATTCAGTTGGTGAGCATACGTTATATTCTATGAAGATGGTGGAAGCCGATAAGGTATTGCGGCTTGCTATGCTGTTCCATGATATGGGGAAGCCGGAGACGAGAACTACGGATTCCGACGGTATTGATCATTTCTACCGCCATGTGCCGGCGAGTGAACGAATTACGAAAGAAGTGCTTCACCGCCTGAAATTTGATAATGATACGATGGATAAGGTAGTGAAGCTTGTACGCTACCATGATTATGATATACCGGTATCTCCCCGGGAAGTTAGAAGGGCTATCAATAAGATGGGAGAAGATATCTTCCCAGGTTATATTGCCGTAAAGCGTGCCGATATCCTGGCACAGAGCAGTTATAAAAGAGATGAGAAGTTAAATCACCTTACCCTTCTGGAAGGAATCTATACGGATGTGCGGATGGCAGGAGAGTGTGTTTGTCTTAAGACTCTGGCTGTAACGGGAAGGGACTTGATAGAAGCGGGCATGAAGCCGGGAAAAGAGTTGGGTGAAGTGCTGAATCAATTGCTGGAAGCGGTATTGGAGGAGCCGGAACTTAACACGAAGGAGAAGCTTTTGGAATATGCGGTTACTATGAGGCTGATAGGTTGA
- a CDS encoding CotS family spore coat protein: protein MNDRAVSVLENYEIDVLRTWKGRGAILCESDKGLLILKEYAGPKDKIMFQDALLTVIKEQGFQMVESILKSKEGELIVYDQDKIPYILKTYFEGRECNIRDTRECIQAVKTLAHLHNASDMPVFEGSYDDVGFCINKEYEKHNKELRKVRKFLRDKSQKSNFEIFLLKHYDYFFDLALQVTEEARFYLQETPQAAKVKSRIVCHGDYQYHNILSLNEKSSDFAIINFEKCVRDNPVRDLYLFMRKLLEKSGWSAELGSALLDAYNSERRMTREDYMLLYYRLIYPEKFWKIVNFYYNSGKAWIPGRNLEKLEKLLLQEPDKVSFLENYKNTYGSFSFEVS, encoded by the coding sequence GTGAATGACAGGGCAGTCAGTGTGCTTGAAAATTATGAGATAGATGTGCTTCGTACTTGGAAGGGGCGGGGAGCAATTTTATGTGAATCCGATAAGGGGTTGCTTATTCTGAAAGAATATGCAGGGCCGAAGGATAAGATTATGTTTCAGGATGCACTGCTTACCGTAATAAAAGAGCAGGGTTTTCAGATGGTGGAATCTATCCTGAAATCCAAAGAAGGGGAACTGATTGTCTACGATCAAGACAAAATACCTTACATATTAAAAACATATTTTGAAGGAAGGGAATGTAACATTCGCGATACGAGGGAATGTATACAAGCTGTCAAGACACTTGCCCACCTTCATAATGCTTCTGATATGCCTGTCTTTGAAGGAAGTTATGATGATGTGGGCTTTTGTATTAATAAGGAGTATGAGAAGCATAACAAAGAACTTCGTAAGGTCAGGAAGTTTCTGCGGGATAAAAGTCAAAAGAGTAATTTTGAGATTTTCCTGTTAAAGCATTACGATTATTTCTTCGACCTTGCCTTACAGGTGACGGAAGAGGCGCGTTTCTATTTGCAAGAAACTCCTCAGGCGGCCAAAGTGAAATCCCGCATCGTGTGCCACGGTGATTATCAATATCATAATATTCTTTCTTTGAATGAGAAAAGTTCTGACTTTGCCATTATTAACTTTGAAAAGTGCGTCCGCGATAATCCCGTTCGCGATTTGTACCTGTTCATGCGTAAACTATTGGAAAAGAGCGGCTGGTCCGCGGAGCTTGGAAGCGCCTTGCTAGATGCTTATAACAGTGAGCGAAGAATGACGAGGGAAGATTATATGTTGCTTTATTACCGCCTTATTTATCCGGAGAAGTTCTGGAAAATAGTAAACTTTTATTATAATTCAGGCAAAGCGTGGATTCCCGGACGCAATTTAGAAAAATTGGAGAAGCTTCTTTTGCAGGAACCCGATAAAGTAAGCTTTTTGGAAAATTATAAAAATACTTATGGAAGCTTTTCTTTTGAAGTATCTTAG